A stretch of Lactiplantibacillus brownii DNA encodes these proteins:
- a CDS encoding nitroreductase family protein: MTDSVSDLLKAHRTHRNFTDQPVTDETLATIITAAQHAPTSQYLQAYSLIEVTDPTIRQALAKITTRATVATQGRLLVVLADQHRNAKLAATPVAKRALTELDRFMGSVEDATLMTEAMVMVTESLGLGSVVLGSINNDTQAVIDYLHLPALTLPVFGFQLGYPATEPETKPRLGLPALLFKNQYVEPERYQTELTRFDQRLHTYYQQRGGNARDEHLANMTREALGTAAKRRDFLTIARRQGFLPEIED; the protein is encoded by the coding sequence ATGACCGATTCAGTTAGTGACCTTTTAAAAGCGCACCGAACGCACCGCAATTTTACTGATCAGCCGGTAACCGATGAGACTTTGGCGACGATTATTACGGCCGCACAACATGCACCTACCAGTCAGTATTTGCAAGCATATAGTTTAATCGAGGTGACGGACCCAACTATCCGACAGGCGTTGGCTAAAATTACCACTCGTGCTACGGTGGCGACGCAAGGTCGTTTACTGGTCGTGTTGGCCGATCAACATCGTAATGCGAAATTGGCCGCGACGCCAGTAGCTAAGCGTGCCTTGACCGAGTTAGACCGATTTATGGGCAGTGTTGAGGATGCCACACTGATGACCGAAGCCATGGTGATGGTTACCGAAAGCTTGGGTCTGGGGAGCGTGGTCTTGGGATCAATCAATAATGATACACAAGCGGTGATTGACTATTTGCATTTGCCAGCCTTAACGTTGCCTGTATTTGGTTTCCAACTGGGTTATCCAGCGACTGAACCAGAAACTAAGCCGCGGTTAGGCTTGCCAGCGTTGCTCTTTAAGAATCAGTACGTTGAGCCTGAACGTTATCAAACTGAATTAACCCGATTCGATCAGCGGCTACATACCTATTATCAACAACGTGGCGGCAATGCCCGTGATGAACATTTAGCCAATATGACTCGCGAAGCACTCGGTACCGCAGCTAAACGGCGTGACTTTTTAACCATTGCACGACGCCAAGGGTTTTTGCCAGAAATTGAGGATTAA
- the glpK gene encoding glycerol kinase GlpK, whose translation MTAEYIMAIDEGTTSTRAIIFDHAGHQVADSQREFPQYFPQPGWVEHNANEIWDAVSSTIANVFIDSGIQPDQIKGIGITNQRETTVVWDKHTGLPIYNAIVWQSRQTAPLADQLIDVGAGDLIHRHTGLVTDAYFSATKIRWILDHVPGAQQRAENGELLFGTIDTWLVWKLTGGAAHVTDYSNASRTMLFNIHELQWDDTILKLLNIPRAMLPEVRSNSEVYGTTKDYAFYGSAIPISGMAGDQQAAFFGQLAFEPGMVKNTYGTGAFIVMNIGEKPQLSDNNLLTTIAYGLDGKVTYALEGSIFVAGSAIQWLRDGMQLVETAPDSEALARESHNHNEIYVVPAFTGLGAPYWDSNTRGAVFGLTRGSTRADFVKATLQSLAYQSRDVIDTMKNDADINIPTLKVDGGAARNNWLMQFQADISNVEIQRAADLETTALGAAFLAGLAVGYWSDLDEIKASHQVGDCFTPKMGAAERDNLYAGWQTAVKAAQLFKHAPYEG comes from the coding sequence ATGACTGCCGAATATATCATGGCCATTGACGAAGGCACGACCAGTACGCGCGCAATTATTTTTGATCACGCTGGTCACCAAGTCGCCGATTCGCAACGTGAATTTCCGCAATACTTTCCCCAGCCGGGCTGGGTTGAACACAACGCTAATGAGATTTGGGATGCGGTCTCATCGACTATTGCCAATGTTTTCATCGATTCTGGTATTCAACCTGATCAAATTAAGGGAATTGGGATCACCAATCAACGGGAAACGACGGTCGTGTGGGACAAGCACACCGGTTTACCCATTTATAACGCCATTGTTTGGCAATCACGGCAAACGGCACCGCTAGCTGATCAACTCATTGATGTCGGCGCCGGCGACTTAATTCATCGGCATACGGGGCTCGTCACCGACGCCTACTTTTCAGCAACGAAAATTCGCTGGATCTTAGACCACGTTCCCGGCGCACAACAACGCGCTGAAAATGGCGAGCTGTTATTTGGCACGATCGATACCTGGTTAGTTTGGAAACTGACTGGTGGGGCTGCACACGTCACTGACTATTCTAATGCCAGTCGAACCATGCTTTTTAACATTCACGAACTCCAGTGGGATGACACCATTTTAAAACTACTAAATATTCCGCGAGCTATGCTGCCGGAGGTCCGTTCCAATTCAGAAGTTTACGGGACAACTAAGGATTATGCTTTTTATGGCAGTGCCATTCCTATCAGTGGAATGGCTGGTGATCAGCAGGCCGCCTTTTTTGGTCAACTGGCTTTCGAACCAGGCATGGTCAAAAACACGTATGGTACTGGCGCTTTTATCGTGATGAATATTGGCGAAAAGCCACAGCTCTCAGACAACAACCTCTTGACGACTATCGCTTACGGCTTAGATGGCAAAGTCACTTACGCACTGGAGGGGTCTATTTTTGTGGCTGGTTCAGCCATCCAATGGCTACGCGATGGCATGCAACTCGTTGAAACGGCACCGGATTCAGAAGCATTGGCACGTGAATCACACAATCATAATGAGATTTACGTCGTCCCTGCTTTTACGGGTCTCGGCGCACCTTATTGGGATTCCAATACTCGTGGCGCCGTCTTCGGCTTGACGCGTGGTTCTACCCGCGCAGACTTTGTTAAAGCCACCTTGCAATCATTAGCCTATCAATCACGTGACGTTATTGATACCATGAAAAATGACGCTGACATCAACATTCCAACCTTAAAAGTTGATGGTGGCGCTGCTCGCAACAACTGGTTAATGCAATTTCAAGCAGACATTTCAAATGTCGAAATCCAACGGGCGGCCGACTTGGAGACCACCGCATTAGGAGCGGCTTTCCTAGCTGGCTTGGCGGTTGGTTATTGGTCTGACCTAGATGAAATCAAAGCCTCACATCAGGTCGGTGACTGTTTTACGCCCAAGATGGGAGCCGCGGAACGCGATAATTTATACGCCGGCTGGCAAACTGCAGTTAAAGCTGCACAATTGTTTAAACACGCCCCTTATGAAGGGTAA
- a CDS encoding Spx/MgsR family RNA polymerase-binding regulatory protein: MTVNLYYSTSSKSSRSARAWLVANNIAFNERDIIANPLDRDELKQILRLTENGFEDIVSTRSKAFKALHIDLSELGFNQLLDLLVEKPQLLKRPIIYDGRRLQIGYNEEDIRAFLPRSVRKSELREIQQKLYNDDQQAVG; this comes from the coding sequence GTGACAGTAAATTTATATTATTCAACATCTAGCAAGTCGAGCCGTAGTGCACGTGCATGGTTGGTTGCTAACAACATTGCTTTCAATGAACGCGACATTATTGCGAACCCTCTAGATCGCGATGAATTGAAACAAATCCTCCGGCTAACTGAAAATGGCTTCGAGGACATTGTTTCAACGCGTTCTAAGGCTTTCAAAGCATTACACATCGACTTATCAGAGTTAGGGTTCAATCAACTCTTAGATCTATTAGTTGAAAAGCCACAATTACTCAAACGGCCAATCATTTATGATGGGCGTCGTTTACAAATCGGGTACAATGAGGAAGACATTCGAGCATTTTTGCCACGTTCAGTGCGTAAGTCTGAATTACGTGAAATTCAACAGAAACTATACAATGACGACCAACAAGCAGTTGGCTAA
- a CDS encoding DHA2 family efflux MFS transporter permease subunit produces MSTSSNLIEPTTKRAIFGAAGLAFCGVLVETSMNVTFPTLMTQFQTSLNAVQWVTTAYLLAVAATMVIAAFTQNRFHWRTIVNVGGIGFVIGGLLCATAPSLWVLLTGRIIQAIGTGFALPLVFAQIMSQIPFKEQGKFTGTAGMLIALAPSLGPTYGGLVTQLLSWRLIFWITLPFGIIAWLITVKNIRQTTQPVAKPFPWGQFILIVAALGLMTWGVNAAGTQGVTSFNCWLPVLLAVLALIGFITRAQKSQHPLINIAIFHNSAFNKALAIYFLIQFIQIGLTFLLPNFTQLALDKDAMVSGLMLLAGSLTSAVLSPLTGKFMDRVGIVKPLRLGSAFLLLATLLFALLAKQLSIPIIIGLFILYQIGFSFMFNNTLAYGLQQLPRPQLGDGNATFNTLQQYSGSLGTAIMAALLATGTTLLPHESTITQTKLGTQLALWLCLIVIVLVAIIAWFVKPTVTDKSSL; encoded by the coding sequence TTGTCAACAAGTTCAAATTTAATCGAACCAACGACCAAACGTGCTATTTTCGGTGCAGCTGGTCTAGCATTCTGTGGTGTCCTCGTCGAAACCTCGATGAACGTCACCTTTCCCACTTTAATGACCCAATTTCAGACGTCTTTAAACGCCGTTCAGTGGGTAACCACCGCTTATTTATTGGCAGTGGCTGCCACCATGGTCATCGCAGCCTTTACCCAGAATCGTTTTCATTGGCGCACGATTGTGAACGTTGGTGGGATCGGTTTTGTGATTGGTGGCCTGTTGTGTGCCACCGCGCCGAGTCTCTGGGTGTTGCTCACTGGTCGAATCATTCAAGCAATTGGGACCGGTTTTGCACTGCCATTAGTTTTTGCACAAATCATGAGCCAAATTCCGTTTAAAGAACAAGGTAAATTCACGGGTACCGCGGGCATGTTAATTGCGCTAGCCCCCTCATTAGGACCTACCTATGGAGGACTCGTTACACAACTGCTTTCATGGCGCTTAATTTTTTGGATCACCTTGCCGTTTGGGATCATTGCTTGGCTCATTACCGTCAAAAATATTCGGCAAACAACGCAACCAGTCGCTAAGCCCTTTCCTTGGGGACAATTCATACTGATTGTTGCGGCTTTAGGCTTAATGACTTGGGGCGTCAATGCTGCCGGCACACAAGGCGTCACCTCATTTAATTGCTGGCTGCCGGTATTATTAGCCGTTTTAGCCTTAATTGGTTTTATCACCCGCGCCCAAAAGAGCCAGCATCCGCTAATCAATATCGCTATCTTCCATAATTCGGCCTTTAACAAAGCCCTCGCAATCTACTTTTTGATTCAATTTATTCAAATTGGACTGACCTTCTTATTGCCAAACTTTACACAGCTGGCCTTAGACAAAGACGCCATGGTTTCTGGTTTGATGTTACTGGCTGGGAGTTTGACTTCTGCCGTTCTATCGCCACTGACTGGTAAGTTCATGGATCGCGTCGGGATCGTTAAGCCCTTACGACTTGGGAGCGCCTTTTTATTGTTAGCTACCTTGCTCTTTGCATTGCTCGCCAAACAACTCTCAATCCCAATCATCATCGGGTTATTTATCCTTTACCAAATTGGGTTTAGTTTCATGTTCAACAATACGTTGGCTTATGGTTTACAACAATTACCACGACCACAATTAGGTGATGGTAATGCGACTTTTAATACGTTGCAACAATACTCCGGCTCACTTGGAACAGCCATTATGGCGGCCTTACTTGCGACTGGGACCACGCTCTTGCCACATGAGTCCACCATTACTCAGACAAAACTAGGCACTCAATTAGCACTTTGGCTCTGTTTGATCGTTATTGTGCTCGTTGCGATCATTGCTTGGTTCGTTAAACCCACAGTTACTGATAAATCATCGTTATAA
- a CDS encoding metal-dependent transcriptional regulator, whose translation MRDSFSNYLKTIYEASFTKEHTTNKQIATLMGVLPGSVTEAVGNLVIAGYVTRQKYHGISLTTAGYQQVCQLMYRYRLCEVWLAKIIQLPLPVIPEQAWLMAAIDNPELLRQLDIQLNHPQRSPFGGQLNIQANQPGPAWHSLETITSGQTIMIESYLETVSTIRYCQHSQIASQQIFTCVGKANDIAIITLLDSQQREVLINTAVARHLYVSKVEQ comes from the coding sequence ATGCGTGACAGTTTTAGCAATTATTTGAAAACTATTTATGAGGCTAGTTTTACTAAAGAACACACGACCAATAAGCAAATTGCGACACTCATGGGGGTTCTACCGGGATCGGTGACGGAAGCTGTTGGCAATTTGGTTATCGCGGGTTACGTGACACGGCAAAAATATCATGGCATTTCATTGACGACGGCCGGTTACCAACAAGTCTGCCAATTAATGTATCGCTACCGCTTATGCGAAGTTTGGTTAGCCAAAATAATCCAATTACCACTCCCAGTGATTCCTGAACAGGCCTGGTTAATGGCTGCGATTGATAATCCAGAATTACTGCGACAATTAGATATACAACTAAATCATCCACAACGTAGCCCATTTGGTGGTCAACTTAATATCCAAGCCAATCAGCCAGGCCCCGCTTGGCATTCACTAGAAACCATTACTAGTGGTCAGACCATTATGATTGAGAGTTATTTAGAAACCGTCAGTACGATTCGTTACTGCCAACACAGTCAGATTGCCAGCCAACAAATTTTCACCTGTGTCGGCAAAGCCAACGATATTGCCATCATCACGTTATTAGATTCGCAACAACGTGAGGTCCTGATTAATACCGCGGTAGCCCGCCACCTTTACGTTTCAAAAGTTGAGCAATAA
- a CDS encoding Nramp family divalent metal transporter has product MSKENVKTGQKHKLIQYANGPSLEEINGTIEVPKNLNFWKTLFAYSGPGALVAVGYMDPGNWSTSITGGQNYQYMLMSVILISSLIAMLLQYMAAKLGIVSQMDLAQAIRARTSKSLGIVLWILTEFAIMATDIAEVIGAAIALYLLFGIPLVIAVFITVFDVLVLLLLTKIGFRKIEAIVVCLILVILFVFVYQVALSNPDWGGVIKGLVPTAATFSTSRSVAGMTPLSGSLGIIGATVMPHNLYLHSAISQTRKIDHSDESDVARTVKFAAWDSNIQLTFAFVVNALLLIMGVAVFKSGAVKDPSFFGLYEALSNTSMLSNGILIGVAKSGLLSALFAIALLASGQNSTITGTLTGQVIMEGFVHMRMPLWLRRLVTRLISVIPVLICVMLTSGKSAIDEHTALNNLMNNSQVFLAFALPFSMLPLLMMTDSKVEMGNRFKNSIVVKVLGWLSVIGLTVLNMIGLPDAVLGFFGDNPTSGEQLISKIIAYVLVAAILALLVWTVYDLRRGNQRYAEQQNAIKDGE; this is encoded by the coding sequence TTGAGCAAAGAAAACGTAAAGACCGGTCAAAAACATAAGTTAATTCAATATGCGAATGGCCCGTCACTAGAAGAGATTAATGGGACGATTGAAGTCCCTAAGAACCTTAATTTTTGGAAAACCTTGTTTGCCTATTCTGGGCCAGGTGCGTTAGTTGCCGTTGGTTACATGGATCCAGGGAATTGGTCGACCTCAATTACTGGTGGGCAAAATTACCAGTACATGTTAATGTCTGTCATCTTGATTTCAAGTTTGATTGCGATGTTGCTTCAATATATGGCAGCTAAACTTGGGATCGTGAGTCAGATGGATTTAGCGCAAGCGATTCGGGCCAGAACCAGTAAGTCATTAGGGATTGTACTATGGATCTTAACTGAGTTTGCGATTATGGCGACCGATATTGCGGAAGTTATCGGGGCAGCTATTGCCTTGTATTTATTATTCGGAATTCCATTAGTGATTGCGGTTTTCATTACTGTTTTTGATGTCTTAGTTTTGCTATTATTGACCAAAATTGGATTCCGTAAAATCGAAGCCATTGTGGTTTGCTTGATCCTAGTTATTTTGTTTGTGTTCGTTTATCAAGTTGCACTGTCGAATCCTGACTGGGGTGGCGTAATTAAGGGCTTAGTCCCAACTGCGGCCACTTTCTCAACGTCACGTAGTGTTGCCGGAATGACGCCATTATCTGGGTCATTAGGGATTATTGGGGCTACCGTGATGCCACATAACTTGTATTTACACTCAGCTATTTCACAAACACGGAAAATTGATCATAGTGATGAAAGTGATGTTGCACGGACGGTCAAATTTGCCGCTTGGGACTCTAACATTCAATTGACCTTTGCCTTTGTCGTTAACGCTTTACTGTTGATCATGGGGGTCGCAGTTTTCAAGAGTGGCGCGGTTAAAGATCCATCATTCTTCGGACTTTATGAAGCCTTGTCAAATACGTCAATGCTCAGCAATGGTATTTTAATTGGGGTTGCCAAGTCTGGGTTACTGTCAGCGTTATTTGCGATTGCACTATTAGCCTCAGGTCAAAATTCAACGATTACGGGGACTTTGACTGGGCAAGTGATCATGGAAGGCTTCGTGCATATGCGGATGCCACTATGGTTACGGCGGTTGGTGACGCGGCTTATTTCAGTTATTCCAGTATTGATTTGTGTCATGCTGACTAGTGGTAAGAGTGCCATTGATGAGCATACGGCGCTGAATAATTTGATGAACAATTCGCAAGTGTTCTTAGCCTTTGCGCTCCCATTCTCAATGTTGCCATTGTTAATGATGACAGATAGCAAGGTTGAAATGGGGAATCGGTTTAAAAACTCGATCGTTGTCAAAGTATTAGGTTGGTTGTCCGTCATTGGGTTAACCGTTTTAAACATGATTGGGTTGCCAGATGCTGTTTTAGGATTCTTTGGGGACAATCCAACGTCTGGCGAACAGCTGATTTCTAAAATTATTGCTTACGTCTTAGTTGCGGCTATTTTGGCCTTGCTGGTCTGGACCGTCTACGATTTACGACGGGGCAATCAACGTTATGCTGAACAACAAAATGCGATTAAGGATGGTGAATAG